Within Spinacia oleracea cultivar Varoflay chromosome 4, BTI_SOV_V1, whole genome shotgun sequence, the genomic segment CTCCACCACAAACATCCCAAATCCTCCTCGGAATCCGCAACAATCCCCACCTTTCCCTCCGCTTCTTCCTCTTCACCACACGCCACTCCCTCTCCTCCCTCCATTCCTACGCCACCATCATCCACATTTTAGCTCGTGGTCGCCACAAAACTCGCGCCAAAACCCTGATTAAGTCGGCAATTAGGGAATTTGATTTATTGGGTGCTGATGACTCTCAAGTATTTTCTGGTAAGAAGTGTAAAGTTTTTAGGGCATTGGCTGAAACTTACAGGGTATGTGATTCTGCCCCCTTTGTATTTGATTTGTTGATTCTATCCCTTCTGGAAATGAATAAATTAGACCCTTGTATTGATATTGTTAGGATGCTGCATAGTCGTGCTATATACATCAATGCTAGTACTTGTATTGACTTGATCGTCTCCGCCTCGAAAATTCGAGGTTGTTTCTTTGGATATGATGTGTATAGAGAGGTATTTGGGTATGATGATAGTGGTTTTGTTGATCATGATAAGAAGGTTAATTGTAAATTAGTGCCAAATGTTCACATTTTTAATGAACTAATGCTTTCGTTTCATCGAAATGGATTGCTTGATATGGTGGAAGAGGTTTGGATTGAGATGGTTAAATCGAATTGTGAACCAAACTCTTATAGCTATAGCATTTTGATGGCGGCATATTGCGAGGATAATGATATGGAGAAGGCTGAGAAAGTGTGGGAAGAGTTGAGAGGGAAGGGGTTGAATCCTGATATTGTTGGTTACAATACATTGATAGGTGGGTATTGTAGAATTGGGGAGGTTAGAAAGGGTGAGGAGCTTTACAAAGAGATGGGATTACGCGGCTTGAATGGTTCTTTTGTTACTTATGAACATCTTATAGGTGGTTATTGTTTGTGTGGTGATTATGATTCTGCAATGTTGTTGTATAATGATATGCGTAGGAAGGGGTTTAACCCTAATAGTTTGATAGTTGATTCTTTGGTTAGAATACTTTGTGGTAAGAGGTCAGTATCGGAAGGTTTAGAATTCTTCAGGGTTGCTATGAAAAATGCTGATTTTGTTGTGAGTGAATCAAGCTATCAGTTGCTGATAGAGGGTTTGTGTGATGAGGGAATGATGAAGGAAGCATTGACACTTCAGGCACAAATGGCAGGGAAAGGGTTCAAACCCAATTCACAAATATATGATGCTTTCATTGATGGTTATATGAAGATAGGAAATAcagatgaagcagaaaatctGAGGAAAGAGATGATGGATAAGTAAGCTAAGCTTAGCTTAGTGATATCGCCGTTGAAGCCTGAAGTAGCATAACTGAGGCAAGAGCAAAGACTTGAGCATAGTCTGATTAATGCTGTTATTGAAGTTTAGGCTGGATGAATGGATGATGATTTCAATTCATAAACTTGCCACTTACAAATGACAGCTAATTAGGTGGTGGTATAGAAATATTCGGTATAAATCGATCAAGGTCCGATAGTCTACAGCAGACCAGCAGGAACACAGGAGCGAACTCttgggctccgtttggtagggtgtaaaacgttttcatggaaaacgattttcacatttttcaatcattttacgttgtttggtttgacaaagatgaaaaacaatttttcataactccctcaaaggtgaaaaaccttttccatttgaaaccaCTCTTCCACCTTTTCTCCTCACCTCCGTCtcccttcttcccctcaatATTCACCaccttctcccattttcttttaagcAACCAAACAAAGGGAAACTAGTTTGGAAAATTATTTTGcattgaaaacgttttacaccgaACCAAACGGAACCTTAAAGGCAAACTGATATTTGCTTTACACCTGAATACTATCTAACCGGAATGTAAGACTTGTACAATAGGTTGACATGCAGTTTTACACAGAAATGATGTAGTCTTATAGACTTATAGTGGTGAAATGTTCATTCTTTCTCTTTCAAAGTATTTGGCTATTTCTAGCCAGGATTTGTTATTGTATAGTTTATCAGCATTTGCAGCATTCTTTGTTTCAGCAAAATAGACTGGAGGCTTGTCATTTTTCTGCAGAATGATCGAACGGTGACTAGCAACTAAAAGATCCGATTAGCCTAACTGCTTGTTAGAAGCAATCAAATACAaaatgttttatgttttttctaAGTGTAGACTACTTCATAAAATGTTGGTTACAGGAAGTCGATCCCTTGTACTCCAAAAAGATCGACATACTCCCGTGTAGAAGCGTAGTTTTTAATGTGACAATTTGTGGTCACAACACAAGAAAGAGTTCTTCACCAGAgttatattcaagttcaagttcaaatttaaaTTCAGTTTAGGAATGGAACTTGATTTCATTGGCATCGGAGCGAAAAATTGCAGGTTTGTGCATTTTAGTATAACACAAAATAAGGAATGGATGCGAATAAAATGAGCCATTTTCCATATAGACAGTTGGAAAACTGCCTGATATCCAAAGTTAACAACTACTGATGAGAAAGGTAAACAAGcagttgtagacttgtagtgGTAATACCTATATCCAGGAGTTTGATATATCCAGGATACTTGCTTTGGACAGAGAAACGGCAATTGCATGACAGCTttaccagaaaaaaaaaaaataggctTCTTAGTTTAGATTTTATCGTTTTAGAACCTATCAACTTTAACCTCGATAAACTGGATTCTGGAAACACCAAAAGGCAAAGGATTGGAGAAAAGGAGTTAAAACACACTGCATCAAAATTTTACTGTACTATAATTATTTTAACAAACAACCAGTGATATGATTCATGACCAAATCCTGTCCAACTACATGTTGGCGGTTACAAAATATTCAGGGTTTTGTCGACAACTTGGGGAAGCTAATTCCCTTCATTTTTCATCTCTCCTGTGTCACTGCAACGAAAACAAAGAAACGAGTATTAGGCTTCTGGTAATGCTTTATAACATAAAATCTAATTAACATTTACAATAACGGGAGGTTTTAAGACAGATAATCAGGGGTTCTCTATCAAAGACATTCAGTATATACCCTGAccatgaattttttttgtcaagATTTTTAAGAATAGAAGACCTAAAGCAATTACTTGGGTGTTTAGTCACAAAAGTCTTTTAATCAAAGAATTGTGTTTGTGTACATGAAAGATATTTCAAGCTCCTCTCCGGTTTGACAAAAAGATTATATGAAGCAGCCTTCTATTTGTGTATATTGACAAAGGCCTGAATCAACCAGCTGCCTTAAGTAGCCTAGTTCCCCCCTGACTAGTGTGTATTTGTTTCTATTCCAGTATACAACGAGTGCCACAAAACAACCAGGATATATCAAAAGATCCTAAACCCAATGAAACTACTGGCTACATGGGTAAAAAAGAAGAGTCAATTACACTAAAGGCACGCCTGGATCAAGAGAAATGGGAGTGGAAAATTTGAGGGAGTAAGCATTCTGGTTATTTTAACAGCCTGATTGAAAGTAGTACGTCACAGTGGTATTCTTTTCCCCTAAAAATGGGGGTATTTGTTACCTACCCAGTACCCACCCCCAAAGTAATGAATTACCcccaaattctttctctccttcCTCTTTCCATCTAGTCACACTGGAATGTTTGCTGGGAAATGGTGGAAGGATGTGGAGGATTTTCAGTTACTCCAGTAATGAAACCAAACCTGTGAGAAAGGAAAAGATCCCCCGTGAACCCTAAGTTTCACACATTACCTGATAAtaaggaaagaaaaaagaaccAGAAATTTAGCCAGTTTTAGAGCTTTCTGATTCCTCTAATGCCTAGGAACCTATAGTTTATCCAGAAAAATAAGCACATTATCCCACATATCACTTCAGTAAACACCAAGTATGAGATTTGCTTGAAACTAAAACAAATGTCCAAAAACATCAGTTCATGCCAAATGCTTAACTGCTCTGGTGTAGAAGCTAAGCAACCAAAATGCCAAAAAGAATATTTATCTCAGAGATTTTATGTAACAGACAACTTTTGCAATCTGGTGGGGCATCAGGCATGGACAGTAGATAACAACTCTTTCACAAAAACAGCCATAAATCATGCAAAAGAGTTAACCTTTGACATGAATCCATGTGTAACGAAAGGAATATATCAGTTCAAAAATGACATTGAGCATAAAGACCTCCTGAAGCAAGGTCTGGAATTTCTTTTAACATGAAGCTAGGATAACATCAAACTTTAATATGCAAGTATGATATAGAACACGAGAAAATGACACACTCATGCATAGAGTGAACACATGAAATTGCAAATGTTACACAGGGAAGGATGATGAATAGATCGACCCCTGCCAGAAGTCCCTCAACTTTAAATTAACCTCCAGATGGTTCACAAGTATATTTACTTCATATCTTGTCCGGCAAATTTTACATGACGGCAGCTAGCTACAGTGTACGTGAATCCTTCAACCATCAAAGAACTGCATGAGAACAAGCAAGCTGTTGTCTACACTCTACGAGAATCACCCAGGAAAGCAATTATTTCAAGCCTAGTCtagttcaagtttcaaacccTACTTCTAACTATGGGTCAACACCAACCCCATTAACAGTTTAACACCAATTTCTGAATATCATACATCCACGGTTCTAAACTTACGATTTCAGTTTACAATCATTGGAAGAAGGCAAGCTAATGCATACATGAATCCTTGAACCATCACACGTGCATAAGAACAAGCAAGCTATTGTCTACAAGACTACAAGAATCATCCAGGAAAGAAAAGTCTCCCCTGTAAGTTGTTACTCTTTCAAGCATAATCtatttcaagttccaaacccTTGTTAGAAGTCTCATGGAGTCATGGGTCAACACCACCCCCATTAATACCAATTTCTGAATATCATATGGCACCCACGGCTCTAAATTTACAATTTCAGGGTACAATCATAGAATGAAAGGAACCCCCCGGCCACATGACACACCCACATCATCCTTTATTACCTTTCACAACGCAAATATGAGTAAACTCTACATCACCCCCCCTCCCCGGTAACACCAATATTTGTGGCATATGGAAACCACATTGCTTAACTTTGATTACAGGTTTCGGCCACAGGTAAAAGACACTCCGAACAAcaaatgaatttgaaattcgtTGATAAATTTATACTAACATGAACTAGGAAGGTCCCAACATAAGTAGCAACTCTTTCAAGCATACTATGTTTCAAATTTTCAAACCCTAGTTCGGACTATGATTCAGCATACACCCAATAAACACCAATATCTGTATATCACATGGCATCCAGCATCGCTAAAGTTTGATTACAGGGTTCTACCACAAGTAAAAGTCACCTGCAACAACACACCTCTCAAAGCCCCATCTCATATATCATGGAAAATTCATTGTTCTCATATTGTGAAGCTCAACGATTGAAGTCATATCACCCCGAATTCAAAAAAAAACTTACCTTTACCTCTTATACCTCCCAAATCATAAATGGGGAAAAATTCGTTGTTCTCAAATTGGGAAAATCATCGAGTAAAATTGTACCACGTGAATTTACGGAAATGATCTCCGTTTATTGCTTATGAAACAAAATCAATTACTATAACCCTACTTattcaacaaaataaaaaataattaaaacttcaATGTTCAAATTATAATACCTCTCAATTACATATTACATGAAACAACATCAACAGAAACCAAATCAATgccaaaaaaatcccaaattaCAAAACTACCGACATCAAAAATTAAACATCCAATCAACGCAAAATCAGTAAAATTGACAACTAAAAAACATCAAtaacattaaaaattaaatgaatagtACCTGAATTGATGAGTTAAAGCTCCAAAGTGAGCTCCTCTTTCTGGAAATATTGAAGAACATAAGGAGTGATACGAACAGCGACGACCCAAGCTCCGAACATCAAACCGTGGGAACGAAGCTGCTTCAGAGCTTCTTCCTTGTTTGGCTTCTTCTGAAACATTCCAGGGAACATCTTTGCTCTTCTCTCTCTCTAACTTTGCAAGATCAGATGATTTCGGATTTCCCCTAAAACCTTTgataaaccctagaaaattaTGAGCCTTTGATTGACTATAAAGGTTGGTCACGCTATTCCGCTATTCGGATTTGTTTCTTGGGCAGGAGATTATTCGGTTTGGGCCATTTGGGTTGGGCCTTACAACCAAGCGTACTTATCGGTCCACAAACTTGTCACTTACTTATTGGGGGGTATGTTGATTTAGGCTTTGTTCGGTATCGCGGTCAATTTCctgtttttaatttttgattttcaaAGGTATATGAGAGCAAGATTAGCGGTAGTCTGAGCAATAGTGTTATTAAGTATTAACTTAAGACCTCCCATTTAAGTGGAAGAGCATGATAAAAGTCTGAGCAAGAGTCTTGGAATTCCAAGATTCTACTTAAAACGTTTAAACAGTACATTTaatcttaattattattatttattctttttattttattattttcataaatttGAGGAGTCTTGAATGAGTACGAGGGGTGACGTGGAAAAATTAAGTAAGTCTCAAAGGGTCATAACAAGAATCTGATTAATTGaagataaataaaaattaataaaaaagatGACGTGGAAGTCTTAGCTTATACTAGCGCTAATCTTGCTCTGAATTACGGATTGACTATGAACTTAAAGTTgacattttataaaatattatttttgaaactgacaacaaaaaattagtcgataattttgtttttagttttctgaaaaacagaaaaatgaaaacaaaaaacaataataaatgtTCCTTAGACGTTAGTGTTTTAACAA encodes:
- the LOC110790389 gene encoding pentatricopeptide repeat-containing protein At2g15980; this encodes MSSTIFRRALFPRATTTTFSFSSISSSAHASPSPPSTSSVATAVSILTHHRSKSRWSALLSLFPHGFTPPQTSQILLGIRNNPHLSLRFFLFTTRHSLSSLHSYATIIHILARGRHKTRAKTLIKSAIREFDLLGADDSQVFSGKKCKVFRALAETYRVCDSAPFVFDLLILSLLEMNKLDPCIDIVRMLHSRAIYINASTCIDLIVSASKIRGCFFGYDVYREVFGYDDSGFVDHDKKVNCKLVPNVHIFNELMLSFHRNGLLDMVEEVWIEMVKSNCEPNSYSYSILMAAYCEDNDMEKAEKVWEELRGKGLNPDIVGYNTLIGGYCRIGEVRKGEELYKEMGLRGLNGSFVTYEHLIGGYCLCGDYDSAMLLYNDMRRKGFNPNSLIVDSLVRILCGKRSVSEGLEFFRVAMKNADFVVSESSYQLLIEGLCDEGMMKEALTLQAQMAGKGFKPNSQIYDAFIDGYMKIGNTDEAENLRKEMMDK
- the LOC110790377 gene encoding mitochondrial import receptor subunit TOM6 homolog, with protein sequence MFPGMFQKKPNKEEALKQLRSHGLMFGAWVVAVRITPYVLQYFQKEELTLEL